The following proteins are co-located in the Spirosoma montaniterrae genome:
- a CDS encoding transposase: MATPCTQNNNTTRVKSTANDFLQARIQHYLQPIQDQLLQQIDKRLVATFATLFSSILLFRNTKMGLLLSELGGYIAGHAHAPAGTKRLSNLLRCAYWDAAVIEEFFWAKTQRRIAQLATMGKRPLLVWDDSRIEKPESWFVEGLCSVESSKGKRLTKIKKGFYKPPSARICVPGFHWTGVLLAALGETPSVCQMSWWTTRGKHKEVGTNIMFRLLRQLQAHLPASVLHVLDRGYASSWTIEWMSHFKQDFLVRWKKNHLLTHGEKGTKQTHLLARSCAPQSRKLLRDKERKITKQVSVGWLAVRHAEHELLPLWLLVVRDRRHQQPPMYLLTSVPVRDVHQAWLLVHSYMHRWQIEQAFRAGKAEFGLESPRLWFWENRLKLLGIVSLVYDFLLSLLRHWPDWIPLFLKRWVPRTGNRHRCSSVPIYRLRLAISNALMVAFALTQNSG; the protein is encoded by the coding sequence ATGGCAACGCCATGCACACAAAATAACAATACGACGCGCGTAAAGTCAACCGCGAATGACTTTCTACAAGCCCGAATACAGCACTATCTCCAACCCATTCAAGACCAGCTACTCCAGCAAATCGACAAGCGACTCGTAGCTACCTTTGCGACCTTGTTTAGCAGCATTCTGCTCTTTCGTAACACGAAGATGGGACTGCTACTGAGTGAGTTAGGAGGCTATATCGCTGGGCATGCCCACGCCCCGGCAGGTACCAAACGCCTAAGCAACCTCTTACGATGCGCCTATTGGGACGCTGCTGTTATCGAGGAGTTTTTCTGGGCCAAGACCCAACGACGCATTGCCCAACTGGCGACTATGGGCAAACGGCCTTTGCTGGTGTGGGATGATAGTCGCATCGAGAAGCCAGAAAGTTGGTTTGTCGAAGGACTTTGTTCAGTCGAAAGTAGCAAGGGGAAACGACTCACCAAGATCAAGAAAGGCTTCTACAAGCCCCCTTCAGCCCGCATCTGCGTGCCGGGCTTTCACTGGACGGGTGTATTACTGGCCGCGCTGGGCGAAACACCCAGTGTGTGCCAGATGAGTTGGTGGACGACGCGGGGCAAGCATAAAGAGGTGGGTACCAACATCATGTTCCGTCTGCTTAGGCAGTTACAGGCCCATCTGCCAGCTTCCGTGCTGCATGTGCTGGATCGGGGCTATGCCAGTAGCTGGACGATTGAGTGGATGAGCCACTTCAAACAGGACTTTCTGGTGCGCTGGAAAAAGAATCACCTACTGACTCACGGCGAAAAAGGCACCAAACAGACCCATCTGCTGGCCCGTAGTTGTGCGCCCCAGAGCCGTAAGCTCCTGCGCGACAAGGAACGTAAGATTACCAAACAGGTCAGTGTGGGTTGGCTGGCCGTTCGTCATGCGGAGCATGAGCTATTGCCTTTATGGTTGCTGGTGGTCCGGGATCGCAGGCATCAGCAACCGCCCATGTACCTGCTCACATCCGTACCCGTCCGGGATGTGCATCAGGCTTGGCTACTGGTACACAGTTACATGCACCGTTGGCAGATTGAACAGGCTTTTCGAGCGGGCAAGGCCGAGTTCGGCCTGGAGTCGCCCCGGCTGTGGTTCTGGGAGAACCGGCTAAAGCTGTTGGGCATAGTCAGTTTAGTGTATGACTTTCTGTTATCGCTGTTACGCCACTGGCCGGATTGGATACCCCTATTTTTGAAACGGTGGGTACCCCGAACAGGCAATCGGCACCGATGCTCGTCGGTGCCGATTTACAGACTGCGGTTAGCCATCTCAAACGCTTTAATGGTGGCCTTCGCCCTCACTCAAAATTCGGGATGA
- a CDS encoding carbohydrate binding family 9 domain-containing protein: MKPFLFLLNALFLSVPLLAQKKNEAYQLHISRATSPIVLDGSVDELAWQTAEVAGNFSMVLPMDTSRANVRTDVRMAYDDNNLYLSAVCYHGNVPGPYIVESLRRDWNFGRNDNFIFFMDTFDDQTNGFTFGTNAAGAQWDGLLYEGSRANLSWDNKWTSVVRNYADRYVLELAIPFKTIRYKQGITRWGINFSRQDLKTTEKSAWAPVPRQFPTASLAYTGVLVWDAPPPSPGPNISLIPYLLTGLTRDYQNSVPTKGRFDAGLDAKIAVTSSLNLDLTVNPDFSQVDVDQQVTNLDRFELFFPERRQFFLENGDQFTNFGYTNIRPFFSRRIGLGGVPIRFGARLSGKLNKDWRLGVMDMQTGRVDEQGLPAQNFAVLALQRRVFARSNVGVLFVNKQSLNYRPEANKPTYSQYNRNLGFEYNLASSNNLWSGKALYLKSFQPFISGEDAVVAGNLQYNSRRWVLGGQLERVGKNYTAEAGYVPRRGYTKALATAGYTFFPTGGSVLSHGPLVQSVRFFDPAGRQSDAETFLAYLVTFRSRATFQSWIATDYIRLLAPFDPTNTGRDRLETGTEHRWRAWGTEFLSKPQSLFTYGFSSRYGGYYADGTRLFLTGTLGYRFQPYVSLAANISYTDIRLGQPWGRTRFWLVGPRFDLTMTNTLYLTTFVQYNEQQKNMNVNARVQWRYKPASDFFLVFTDNYLPNSAQIGQDVPGLFSVRNRALVLKWTYWWNV, translated from the coding sequence GTGAAACCTTTCCTGTTTCTGCTCAACGCCCTCTTTCTGTCGGTGCCACTGCTGGCTCAGAAGAAAAATGAAGCTTATCAACTGCATATCAGCCGGGCTACATCGCCCATCGTACTGGATGGGTCTGTCGATGAATTGGCCTGGCAGACGGCTGAGGTAGCCGGTAATTTTTCGATGGTACTGCCAATGGATACCAGCCGGGCCAATGTGCGTACCGACGTTCGTATGGCCTACGACGATAACAACCTGTATCTGAGCGCAGTCTGTTACCACGGCAACGTGCCGGGGCCGTACATTGTTGAATCGCTCCGGCGCGACTGGAATTTCGGGCGCAACGACAACTTCATCTTTTTCATGGACACCTTCGACGACCAGACCAACGGTTTCACGTTCGGCACCAATGCCGCCGGGGCGCAGTGGGATGGTCTGCTCTACGAAGGGAGTAGAGCCAACCTGAGTTGGGATAACAAATGGACATCGGTGGTGCGCAACTACGCCGACCGATATGTACTCGAACTGGCAATTCCATTCAAAACCATTCGGTACAAACAGGGCATAACGCGCTGGGGTATCAATTTCAGTAGGCAGGATTTGAAAACTACCGAAAAATCGGCCTGGGCACCCGTACCGCGTCAGTTTCCAACGGCCTCTCTGGCCTACACGGGCGTGCTGGTATGGGACGCCCCACCGCCATCGCCCGGCCCGAATATCTCGCTGATTCCATACCTGCTGACGGGCCTGACGCGCGATTATCAGAACAGCGTTCCTACCAAAGGCCGGTTTGATGCGGGTTTAGACGCTAAAATTGCCGTTACGTCGTCGCTCAATTTAGACCTGACCGTTAATCCTGATTTTTCGCAGGTCGACGTTGATCAGCAGGTGACGAACCTCGACCGTTTTGAGCTGTTTTTCCCCGAACGGCGGCAGTTTTTTCTGGAAAATGGCGATCAGTTTACCAACTTCGGTTATACTAACATTCGCCCATTTTTCAGCCGCCGGATTGGGCTGGGCGGGGTTCCGATCCGGTTTGGGGCGCGGCTAAGCGGCAAACTCAACAAAGACTGGCGGTTAGGTGTGATGGACATGCAAACGGGCCGCGTAGATGAACAGGGTTTGCCTGCTCAGAACTTCGCGGTGCTGGCACTGCAACGGCGCGTATTTGCCCGCTCGAACGTGGGCGTATTGTTCGTGAACAAACAATCGCTGAATTACAGGCCTGAGGCCAACAAACCAACCTATTCGCAATACAACCGAAATCTCGGCTTCGAGTATAATCTGGCTTCATCGAATAACTTATGGTCGGGTAAAGCCCTGTATTTGAAGTCGTTTCAGCCGTTTATATCCGGCGAAGACGCTGTAGTGGCCGGTAATCTGCAATACAATAGCCGCCGGTGGGTGCTGGGTGGGCAACTCGAACGGGTCGGAAAAAACTACACCGCCGAAGCAGGTTATGTACCACGCCGGGGCTACACGAAGGCACTGGCAACGGCGGGTTATACGTTCTTCCCGACGGGCGGTTCGGTACTGAGCCACGGCCCACTGGTTCAGAGTGTCCGGTTTTTCGACCCTGCCGGGCGGCAAAGTGATGCCGAGACGTTTCTGGCGTATCTGGTCACGTTTCGCAGCCGGGCCACGTTTCAGAGTTGGATAGCTACCGACTACATTCGGCTGCTGGCCCCGTTCGACCCGACAAACACGGGCCGGGATAGACTCGAAACCGGTACAGAACACCGCTGGCGAGCCTGGGGGACCGAATTTCTGTCGAAACCGCAAAGCTTATTCACCTACGGTTTTTCGTCGCGCTACGGCGGTTACTATGCCGATGGCACCCGGCTGTTTCTGACCGGTACGCTTGGCTACCGATTTCAGCCCTACGTCAGTTTAGCCGCCAACATCAGCTACACCGACATTCGGCTGGGGCAGCCCTGGGGGCGTACCCGGTTCTGGCTGGTTGGCCCCCGCTTCGACCTGACCATGACCAACACGCTGTATCTGACCACGTTTGTGCAGTACAACGAGCAGCAAAAGAACATGAACGTGAATGCCCGCGTACAGTGGCGTTACAAACCTGCTTCCGACTTTTTTCTGGTTTTCACCGACAACTACCTGCCGAACTCAGCCCAGATTGGGCAGGACGTACCAGGGTTATTTTCGGTCAGAAACCGGGCGTTGGTCTTAAAGTGGACGTATTGGTGGAACGTTTGA
- the dapA gene encoding 4-hydroxy-tetrahydrodipicolinate synthase: protein MYSQFHGVGVAIVTPFNADHSIDFDGFGRVIRHVSEGGVRYIVLQGTTGESPTVTKAEKAELLQYLKENNPKNLPIVYGVGGNVTADVVSGMKAIDFNGVDAILSVCPYYNKPGKRGVIEHFTRVADASPVPVILYNIPFRTGINMTAETICELAQHPNIIGVKEASCVIEQCMEIARDKPDDFLLISGDDVQAVPIISIGGVGVMSVIANAFPAKFSALIDAALQGDFAFAQRQLGHFLRIDPLLYEEGNPVGVKNIMELMGLISGEVRLPLMKASDELSEKQKTVLQRDGLLELVA from the coding sequence ATGTATTCTCAGTTTCACGGTGTGGGCGTTGCCATCGTAACCCCGTTCAACGCCGACCACTCCATTGATTTCGACGGCTTTGGCCGCGTGATCCGGCACGTCTCCGAAGGGGGCGTTCGGTATATTGTCCTGCAAGGCACCACGGGCGAATCGCCGACCGTGACGAAGGCCGAGAAAGCGGAACTGCTGCAATACCTGAAAGAAAATAATCCGAAAAACCTGCCCATCGTATATGGGGTTGGGGGTAACGTTACGGCAGACGTGGTTTCGGGTATGAAAGCCATCGATTTTAACGGCGTCGATGCTATTCTGTCGGTTTGCCCGTACTACAATAAACCCGGTAAGCGCGGTGTTATTGAGCATTTTACGCGAGTGGCCGATGCAAGCCCGGTGCCGGTCATTCTTTACAACATTCCATTTCGGACAGGTATCAACATGACCGCCGAAACAATCTGCGAGCTGGCTCAACACCCCAATATCATCGGGGTGAAAGAAGCCTCCTGCGTAATCGAGCAATGCATGGAAATCGCTCGCGACAAACCCGATGATTTTCTGCTGATTTCGGGCGACGACGTGCAGGCTGTGCCCATCATCAGCATCGGGGGCGTGGGCGTGATGTCGGTAATTGCCAACGCCTTCCCGGCTAAGTTCTCAGCTTTGATCGACGCGGCTTTGCAAGGCGACTTTGCCTTTGCTCAGAGACAACTCGGTCACTTTCTGCGTATCGACCCGCTGCTCTATGAAGAAGGTAATCCTGTGGGTGTCAAGAATATAATGGAACTGATGGGCCTGATTTCGGGCGAAGTGCGGCTCCCACTCATGAAAGCTTCCGACGAGTTGAGCGAAAAACAGAAAACCGTTCTCCAACGCGATGGCCTGCTGGAGTTAGTAGCCTGA
- a CDS encoding DUF2203 family protein, translated as MEANTSLDEIRAILREITEKQREITEKQREMIADREQQREQEHRERQQAKRETDKEINRVAKIVGDIGNKFGSFTEGMAFPSMERVLRRKFGMTDVAMRYKTQRGGDTMEIDVLGLANGDVNTAVLVEVKSHLKERDIEQILQMLDRFVRFFPEHRHKKIYGILAFVDGAEEVRQQATRAGLYTAPIHDEVFDLLRPKGFTPRDFSQEPVTA; from the coding sequence ATGGAAGCTAACACCAGCTTAGACGAAATTCGAGCCATCCTCCGGGAGATCACCGAAAAACAACGCGAGATTACCGAGAAACAACGCGAAATGATTGCCGACCGTGAACAGCAACGTGAACAAGAGCACCGTGAACGCCAGCAAGCGAAGCGTGAAACGGATAAAGAAATAAATCGCGTAGCTAAAATAGTGGGCGACATTGGTAATAAATTCGGCTCATTCACAGAGGGCATGGCGTTTCCGTCGATGGAGCGGGTATTGCGCCGAAAGTTTGGCATGACCGACGTAGCCATGCGCTACAAAACGCAGCGCGGGGGCGACACAATGGAAATTGACGTGCTGGGCCTGGCAAACGGTGACGTGAATACGGCGGTGTTGGTCGAGGTGAAAAGCCATCTGAAAGAACGGGATATCGAACAGATTCTCCAGATGCTCGACCGCTTTGTTCGCTTTTTTCCTGAGCATCGACACAAAAAGATTTATGGCATACTCGCGTTTGTTGATGGGGCAGAAGAAGTCCGTCAACAGGCCACGCGGGCGGGGCTTTACACGGCCCCCATTCACGATGAGGTATTTGACCTATTGCGGCCTAAAGGATTTACGCCCCGCGATTTCTCGCAGGAACCTGTAACGGCGTAA